In Cicer arietinum cultivar CDC Frontier isolate Library 1 chromosome 7, Cicar.CDCFrontier_v2.0, whole genome shotgun sequence, a single window of DNA contains:
- the LOC101506615 gene encoding transcription factor MYB106-like, which produces MGRHSCCLKQKLRKGLWSLEEDEKLFNHITRFGVGCWSSVPKQAGLQRCGKSCRLRWINYLRPDLKRGMFSQHEEDLIISLHEVLGNRWAQIAAQLPGRTDNEIKNFWNSCLKKKLLKQGIDPTTHKAITETCIKEENKSPEATTPIQIPSATSQGSTFLISDSNYYDNNSIITEASREIFTTKSALDPLFCYDFQSGYNLPLSHYQNQFGVNSSYGFTSMPSLTNSDHGNLSVTEFSDNNSASKISSLFMNEQVKESSSNNSSNMSTIYPSQMRNVMENNNAGFSWDGDNKLDPLFHFQQVNGIKSEEFGTSSWEEGQLQTHNSIDFTSYPLTSLSEDLTQANFDVFHHI; this is translated from the exons ATGGGTCGCCATTCCTgttgtttaaaacaaaaattaagaaaaggTTTATGGTCccttgaagaagatgaaaagcTATTCAATCATATTACTAGATTTGGTGTTGGATGCTGGAGTTCTGTTCCTAAACAAGCTG GACTTCAAAGATGTGGAAAGAGTTGTAGATTGAGATGGATAAACTATTTGAGGCCTGATTTAAAGAGAGGAATGTTTTCACAACATGAAGAGGATCTTATAATTAGTCTTCATGAAGTCCTTGGAAATAG ATGGGCTCAAATAGCAGCACAGTTACCGGGGAGAACagataatgaaataaaaaacttCTGGAATTCATGTTTAAAGAAGAAGCTTCTAAAGCAAGGGATTGATCCAACAACACACAAGGCTATTACTGAAACATGTATTAAGGAAGAAAACAAAAGTCCAGAAGCAACAACACCTATTCAAATACCATCAGCTACATCACAAGGTTCAACATTTCTAATAAGTGATTCAAATTACTATGATAATAACAGCATAATAACAGAAGCTTCAAGAGAAATTTTCACTACCAAATCAGCATTGGATCCTTTGTTCTGCTATGATTTCCAATCTGGTTACAATTTACCTCTGAGTCATTATCAGAACCAATTTGGAGTTAATTCAAGCTATGGATTCACATCAATGCCAAGCCTAACGAATTCGGATCACGGTAACTTGTCGGTGACCGAGTTTTCAGACAACAATTCAGCTTCCAAAATAAGTTCATTGTTCATGAATGAACAAGTGAAAGAAAGTTCAAGTAATAATAGTTCAAACATGAGTACTATTTATCCATCTCAGATGAGAAATGTGATGGAAAATAATAATGCAGGATTTTCTTGGGATGGAGATAACAAATTGGATCCTTTGTTTCATTTTCAACAAGTCAATGGCATTAAATCTGAAGAATTTGGAACAAGTTCATGGGAAGAAGGACAACTTCAAACTCATAATTCAATAGATTTCACTAGCTATCCTTTAACATCACTTTCAGAAGATTTAACACAAGCAAATTTTGATGTGTTCCATCATATATGA